The proteins below are encoded in one region of Syntrophobacterales bacterium:
- the kdsA gene encoding 3-deoxy-8-phosphooctulonate synthase, protein MNMGDFEIGGGAPLVLIAGPCVIEDEDSAMSIAQELKRMAASLEIPLIFKASYDKANRTSHKSYRGPGLSRGLEILARVRKELDIPVLSDVHRFEEIAPAAKILDVVQIPAFLCRQTDFVMEIARQAKVINIKKGQFIAPQDAIHIVEKAAAAGNENIMLTERGASFGYNNLVVDFRSLPVLRKTGYPVIFDATHSVQLPGAAGTASGGDRAMVPYLARAAVAAGVDGLFFEVHPDPKRALSDGPNSLALDSLPALLATLLKIDAVVRPGLG, encoded by the coding sequence ATAAATATGGGAGACTTTGAAATAGGCGGCGGGGCGCCGCTGGTTCTTATTGCCGGGCCGTGCGTCATTGAAGACGAAGACAGCGCAATGAGCATCGCCCAAGAGCTGAAGCGGATGGCGGCGAGCTTGGAGATTCCTCTCATTTTTAAGGCTTCGTATGACAAGGCCAACAGAACATCCCATAAATCATACCGTGGACCGGGGTTGAGCCGGGGATTGGAGATATTGGCCAGGGTGCGCAAAGAGCTTGATATCCCGGTTCTTTCCGATGTCCATCGGTTTGAGGAAATTGCCCCGGCGGCGAAGATCCTCGATGTCGTGCAGATCCCGGCATTTTTGTGCCGCCAGACCGATTTCGTGATGGAGATCGCCCGCCAGGCGAAGGTTATTAATATCAAGAAGGGGCAGTTTATCGCCCCTCAGGATGCAATCCATATCGTAGAAAAGGCGGCTGCCGCGGGCAATGAAAACATCATGCTAACCGAAAGGGGCGCTTCTTTCGGGTACAACAACCTCGTCGTTGATTTTCGCTCGCTGCCGGTGCTGCGGAAAACAGGATATCCGGTTATCTTTGACGCCACCCACAGCGTCCAGCTCCCCGGCGCGGCAGGGACGGCCTCGGGGGGCGACCGCGCGATGGTTCCCTATCTGGCTCGGGCGGCAGTGGCGGCAGGCGTCGATGGCCTGTTTTTTGAGGTTCATCCGGACCCGAAGCGGGCTCTGAGCGATGGTCCCAATTCGCTGGCCTTGGACAGCCTGCCGGCGCTGTTGGCGACGCTTTTGAAAATTGATGCGGTCGTCCGTCCGGGGTTGGGCTGA
- a CDS encoding HAD-IIIA family hydrolase has product MTMGITDEKLLNKLRRVKLFISDVDGVLTDGTIVVNDEGLESKQFNVRDGHGLKLLLRYGIDVVLVTGRQSRAVEWRATDLGITEVHQGIRDKGKIFEEIIKRRNVPPDETACIGDDIVDIPIMRKAGLSIAVFDAVREVREDADYVTTNPGGRGAVREVCEMILKAQGLWGDIVARYGLDNERAETV; this is encoded by the coding sequence ATGACGATGGGGATAACGGACGAGAAACTTCTCAACAAGCTGCGGCGCGTGAAGCTTTTTATTTCCGATGTGGACGGGGTCCTGACCGATGGCACGATAGTCGTCAACGATGAGGGGCTGGAAAGCAAACAGTTTAATGTCCGGGATGGCCACGGGCTGAAATTGCTTCTCCGCTACGGGATAGATGTTGTTTTGGTAACCGGCAGGCAATCCCGGGCGGTTGAATGGCGCGCAACAGATCTCGGGATCACCGAGGTTCATCAGGGAATCCGGGACAAGGGCAAAATTTTTGAGGAAATAATCAAGAGGCGCAATGTGCCTCCCGACGAAACAGCCTGCATCGGGGATGACATTGTCGATATTCCCATCATGAGAAAGGCGGGCCTTTCCATTGCCGTTTTCGATGCAGTCCGTGAGGTGCGGGAAGATGCCGATTATGTTACAACGAACCCCGGGGGGCGGGGGGCTGTCCGGGAGGTGTGCGAGATGATTCTGAAGGCGCAAGGCCTTTGGGGCGATATTGTCGCCCGTTACGGCTTGGACAACGAGCGGGCGGAAACGGTTTAG
- the lptC gene encoding LPS export ABC transporter periplasmic protein LptC: MNARKKTLLAIVLLILILSVASVLIGVGKAPRKALLEKMADKVDLQAKSVRYTQVGSSGMKWEITADSALYRKQGDLALFEKIRARVVMKDGRIITMSGDKGRLNTLSKDLSLEGNVVLVSDSGDRFQTGRLNYRDNLKRIETDQPVVMETRNIRINGVGMLFNLKEEKVTILSQVRAKSLAR; encoded by the coding sequence ATGAATGCCAGAAAAAAGACCCTCCTCGCAATTGTTCTGCTGATTTTGATCCTGTCGGTAGCGTCTGTCTTAATCGGCGTGGGGAAGGCGCCCCGGAAGGCGCTCCTTGAGAAAATGGCCGACAAGGTGGATCTGCAGGCCAAAAGCGTTCGCTATACACAGGTCGGCAGCTCCGGCATGAAATGGGAAATAACGGCGGACTCGGCTTTGTATCGCAAACAGGGAGACCTTGCCCTCTTTGAGAAAATCAGGGCCCGGGTAGTAATGAAAGACGGCCGCATCATCACGATGAGCGGCGACAAGGGGCGTCTGAATACCCTCTCAAAGGATTTGAGTTTGGAAGGGAACGTCGTATTGGTTTCGGATAGCGGTGATCGTTTCCAGACCGGACGGTTGAACTATCGGGATAACCTCAAAAGGATCGAGACCGACCAGCCGGTCGTCATGGAGACCCGCAATATAAGGATAAACGGAGTGGGGATGCTTTTTAACCTGAAGGAAGAAAAGGTTACTATCCTGTCGCAAGTGCGGGCCAAGTCTTTGGCGAGATAG
- the lptA gene encoding lipopolysaccharide transport periplasmic protein LptA, which translates to MAIKIIKRAAGLGILLALIGSPAGLWGEAKTRVEINRDQPLQVDADRLEAYNDKRTVVFSGNVVAAQGGRTIHAERLTVYYKDDKKTSGQPSSALKDSGSVEKIEAQGKVTVSESGRVATGNAAVFDQVAQKITMTGDAVLKEGKNIIKGDKVVIFLEENRGVVEGGQNGRVSATIYPGEKK; encoded by the coding sequence ATGGCGATAAAGATTATAAAAAGAGCTGCGGGGTTGGGAATTTTATTGGCGCTGATCGGCAGTCCGGCGGGGTTATGGGGCGAGGCAAAGACGAGAGTCGAGATCAACAGGGATCAACCGCTGCAGGTTGACGCCGATCGCCTGGAGGCATACAATGATAAACGGACGGTTGTGTTTTCCGGAAATGTCGTTGCTGCCCAGGGAGGGCGGACGATCCATGCCGAGCGCCTGACGGTTTATTATAAAGACGATAAAAAAACGTCCGGACAACCCTCCTCCGCCCTCAAGGATTCGGGCAGTGTAGAAAAAATAGAGGCGCAAGGGAAGGTGACTGTAAGCGAGAGCGGACGGGTAGCCACGGGCAATGCCGCCGTCTTCGATCAGGTCGCCCAGAAGATCACGATGACCGGCGATGCTGTTCTGAAAGAGGGGAAAAATATAATAAAGGGGGATAAGGTCGTTATCTTTCTTGAAGAGAACAGGGGTGTTGTCGAAGGCGGGCAAAACGGGCGCGTGTCGGCAACGATCTATCCCGGCGAGAAAAAATGA
- the lptB gene encoding LPS export ABC transporter ATP-binding protein, whose product MGKLAATGLVKIYNKRKVVDGVDLEVGPGEVVGLLGPNGAGKTTTFYMIVGLIKPDGGSIFLDGSDISDSPMYARARNGLNYLPQEPSIFRKLTVRDNILAIIETLSLAPDERQERLRILLAELDLTQLADNMAYSLSGGERRRVEITRALVTSPKYILFDEPFAGIDPLAVADIVKIIKRLRDKGIGIVISDHNVRETLSVCDRAYIVNEGKILVEGAPDFIAASEIARKLYLGADFRF is encoded by the coding sequence ATGGGAAAACTTGCGGCAACAGGTCTTGTAAAAATATACAACAAAAGAAAGGTGGTAGATGGGGTCGATCTGGAGGTAGGCCCCGGCGAGGTTGTCGGCCTCCTGGGTCCCAACGGCGCCGGCAAGACAACGACTTTTTACATGATAGTCGGCCTGATAAAACCGGATGGGGGTTCTATTTTTCTCGATGGCAGCGACATCAGCGACAGCCCGATGTATGCAAGGGCCAGAAATGGGTTGAATTATCTGCCGCAGGAGCCGTCCATCTTCCGTAAGCTGACGGTGCGGGACAACATCCTGGCGATAATAGAAACCCTGTCGCTTGCCCCGGACGAAAGACAGGAGCGCTTGCGCATCCTTCTGGCCGAACTTGATCTGACGCAACTGGCCGACAACATGGCCTATTCCCTGTCAGGCGGCGAGCGTCGCCGGGTGGAGATTACAAGGGCGCTGGTGACCTCGCCCAAATATATCCTGTTCGACGAACCCTTTGCGGGCATCGATCCGCTGGCCGTTGCCGACATCGTAAAAATCATCAAGCGACTCCGGGACAAGGGAATCGGGATCGTCATTTCCGATCACAATGTGCGGGAGACCCTTTCTGTCTGTGATCGCGCTTATATAGTAAATGAGGGGAAGATACTCGTGGAGGGCGCCCCTGATTTTATCGCCGCCTCCGAGATTGCCCGGAAGTTATATCTCGGCGCCGACTTTAGATTCTAA